A genomic segment from Bos mutus isolate GX-2022 chromosome 27, NWIPB_WYAK_1.1, whole genome shotgun sequence encodes:
- the AP3M2 gene encoding AP-3 complex subunit mu-2 yields the protein MIHSLFLINSSGDIFLEKHWKSVVSRSVCDYFFEAQERATEAENVPPVIPTPHHYLLSVYRHKIFFVAVIQTEVPPLFVIEFLHRVVDTFQDYFGVCSEPVIKDNVVVVYEVLEEMLDNGFPLATESNILKELIKPPTILRTVVNTITGSTNVGDQLPTGQLSVVPWRRTGVKYTNNEAYFDVIEEIDAIIDKSGSTITAEIQGVIDACVKLTGMPDLTLSFMNPRLLDDVSFHPCVRFKRWESERILSFIPPDGNFRLLSYHVSAQNLVAIPVYVKHNISFRDSSSLGRFEITVGPKQTMGKTIEGVTVTSQMPRGVLNMSLTPSQGTHTFDPVTKMLSWDVGKINPQKLPSLKGTMSLQAGASKPDENPTINLQFKIQQLAISGLKVNRLDMYGEKYKPFKGIKYMTKAGKFQVRT from the exons ATGATTCACAGTCTTTTCTTGATCAACTCCTCTGGGGATATTTTCCTGGAGAAACACTGGAAGAGTGTGGTTAGCCGTTCCGTCTGTGATTACTTTTTCGAGGCACAAGAGCGAGCGACGGAGGCCGAGAACGTCCCTCCGGTTATCCCCACCCCGCACCACTATCTCTTAAGTGTTTACCGtcacaagatcttttttgtgGCTGTGATCCAGACGGAGGTGCCGCCTCTGTTTGTCATCGAGTTCCTCCACCGGGTGGTGGACACGTTTCAG GATTATTTTGGAGTCTGTTCGGAGCCAGTGATAAAAGACAATGTGGTTGTGGTTTACGAGGTGCTGGAAGAGATGCTGGACAATGGGTTTCCACTGGCTACCGAGTCGAACATCCTCAAAGAACTGATAAAGCCGCCCACCATCCTTCGAACCGTTGTCAACACCATCACAG GAAGCACCAACGTGGGCGACCAGCTGCCCACTGGGCAGCTGTCCGTGGTACCTTGGCGACGAACGGGGGTGAAATACACCAACAATGAGGCCTATTTTGATGTGATTGAAGAGATTGATGCCATCATTGACAAATCAG GGTCCACCATCACGGCCGAGATCCAGGGGGTGATCGACGCCTGCGTCAAGCTGACCGGCATGCCCGACCTGACACTTTCCTTCATG AACCCCAGGCTGCTGGACGATGTCAGCTTCCACCCCTGCGTCCGCTTCAAGCGCTGGGAGTCCGAGCGCATCCTCTCCTTCATCCCCCCAGACGGCAACTTCCGCCTGCTGTCCTACCACGTCAGCGCGCAGAA CCTGGTGGCGATTCCAGTGTACGTTAAACATAACATCAGCTTCCGGGACAGTAGCTCACTCGGCCGCTTTGAAATAACGGTGGGGCCTAAGCAGACCATGGGGAAGACCATAGAGGGGGTGACCGTCACCAGCCAGATGCCCAGAGGCGTCCTGAACATGAGCCTCACGCCGTCTCAGGGGACACACACGTTTGACCCAGTCACCAAG ATGCTGTCTTGGGATGTAGGGAAAATAAATCCCCAGAAGCTCCCAAGTTTGAAGGGAACCATGAGTCTCCAGGCCGGAGCTTCCAAACCGGATGAGAACCCCACGATCAACCTGCAGTTTAAGATCCAGCAACTGGCCATTTCTG GCCTCAAAGTGAATCGTCTGGATATGTATGGAGAGAAGTACAAACCCTTCAAGGGCATAAAGTACATGACCAAAGCTGGGAAGTTCCAAGTTCGAACCTGA